Sequence from the uncultured Draconibacterium sp. genome:
TATGACTTCATTTCATTTTATGCCGAAGAATTACATCGAAGCGAGACCAAAGTCCGCATGTTTGCCCATATGACGGTTCGCGAGAAAGTGATTGATGCACTACTGTACATCAACCGTAAGTTCGGGCAACGAAAAAATTTTATTTCCATGCAGTTGAGCCGGAAAGAAATAGCCGACTTTGCAGGAACAACTGAAGAACAGGTAATACGTTTTCTTTCGGCATTAAAAAAAGAGGATCTAATCACGCTTTCAGGTAAAAAAATTGGCATTCCGGATGTCGCTAACCTAAAAAAGGAGATAGCCGAACATCATTATTTCATTCAAAGCTAATAGTCCTAACCACTCTATATCAATCGCTTATTTAATTCAACCTGTTTTTTCGCAGGTTTTTTTATACTTTCTCATCTGTTAATACCTGCACAAAAGACTGTTCTAACAATCCATATCCCATATTTTTCATGTTTTACAACACATACTTTTGGTGTATAGAATACTTAACTCAAAAGAGGACAGAAAATGAAAAGACTATTCACCTTAATTCTAATTGTGTTTGCAGCCAGTGCTGGTCATGCACAATTCTCACTTGAAGGACAACTTCGTCCGCGTACCGAACTTCGTAACGGTTTTAAAAAGCCGATAATCCCCGGACAGGAACCGGCCTTGTTTACCGAACAACGTACGCGATTAATTGCCGGATTTAAAGCCGAAAAGTATGGATTCAAATTTTCCGTACAAGACGTTCGTATTTGGGGAGAAACCGGGCAGATTAATAAGTCGGACCAATTGCTGAGCACTCACGAAGCTTATGGCGAATTCTATGCTTCGAAAAAATCAACCTTTCGTATTGGTCGTCAGGAAGTGATTTACGATGGACATCGCTTATTCGGAAGCCTCGACTGGGCTGCACAGGGCAGATCGCTGGATGCCGTACGGTATTTGTACAAAGACGAAAATGGCAACCAGTTCGACATGATGGCAAGCTGGAACCAAACCGGTTACGGCGACGGAGCCCCTGAACCTGCAAAATTGATAGGGAACTCCTATGTAATTACCAGCGGTGGCGGTTCCAACACCCGAATATTCAACCTTGGCCTCCCCAAAGCTCAGGCAATGGCTTATTACAAAAAGACCTTCAAATCAGGAGATGTGGCCTTTATGTTGCTGGAAGATATTTATGATGTGGATGCAACGTCGGGCGAAAACTATGGGAACATGACCATCGGGTTTACACCAAACTTTAATACGGAAAAGTTGAAATTTGGCGGCCAGTTCTTCTACACCGGAGGTGCCAGTGGTAAAACAGAGACCAACGGAAGCTACGAAAAAACGGATTTGAGCGGCTATATGGCCAATGCCTATATTCAGTTTATAAAACTTTCCGGTACGCCACTGCTCGGATTTGATTACCTGAGTGGCGATGACGAAGAAACTACCGACAAAGTTGAAGGCTGGGCTCCGAAATACGGAACCAACCACAAATTTTATGGATTCATGGACTATTTCTATGTTGGCAATGGCCATGGCGGTGCCGATGCAAAAAGCGCCGGGCTGTTGGATATTTACCTGAAAACTACTTTCAAGTTAGGCGAAAAAGGTAAGCTGATGGGACATTTGCACTACTTCTCGGCACCCGAAGCACGAACAAACGCAACAAGCGGCAAAAGTTACGATGGCTATTTAGGTACCGAGCTGGACCTGGTATTCAACTATGCGCTGGCAAAAGGTGTGAGTTTGAGTGCCGGTTACTCACAACTATTTGGCATTTCAGACACGATGAAACAATTGAAATTTAACGACCCTGCAAGCGAAACCGGGGACATGCAGTGTTGGGGCTGGCTAATGATTGCTTTCACGCCTAAGTTCCTGTAAAAACACCATTTCCATCCATTTTTATTCAAACAACTAAAAATAAAATATCATGTTACGATTAAAAAAATTACTAATGCCGGGAGCGGCGGCAATTCTGGCTATTATTCTGTATGCTTGTGGCGGCTCCGGCAACAAAACGGCTACCTCTTCAGCGGAAGT
This genomic interval carries:
- a CDS encoding alginate export family protein, with protein sequence MKRLFTLILIVFAASAGHAQFSLEGQLRPRTELRNGFKKPIIPGQEPALFTEQRTRLIAGFKAEKYGFKFSVQDVRIWGETGQINKSDQLLSTHEAYGEFYASKKSTFRIGRQEVIYDGHRLFGSLDWAAQGRSLDAVRYLYKDENGNQFDMMASWNQTGYGDGAPEPAKLIGNSYVITSGGGSNTRIFNLGLPKAQAMAYYKKTFKSGDVAFMLLEDIYDVDATSGENYGNMTIGFTPNFNTEKLKFGGQFFYTGGASGKTETNGSYEKTDLSGYMANAYIQFIKLSGTPLLGFDYLSGDDEETTDKVEGWAPKYGTNHKFYGFMDYFYVGNGHGGADAKSAGLLDIYLKTTFKLGEKGKLMGHLHYFSAPEARTNATSGKSYDGYLGTELDLVFNYALAKGVSLSAGYSQLFGISDTMKQLKFNDPASETGDMQCWGWLMIAFTPKFL